The Selenomonas ruminantium subsp. lactilytica TAM6421 genome has a segment encoding these proteins:
- a CDS encoding class I SAM-dependent methyltransferase: MIGFGGAAALDIESMARYWSQDAENYGNIIQDELASFRVEAWQKLLREKMLADTHRVLDLGCGPAFFSIILAKMGLEVTAVDCSEGMLAQARHLIEMAGVSVDLQQMDINQLNFAAGSFDAIVSRNVTWTLSNPWQVYEECRRLLRPGGRLLLFDANWNMPLYDEDMASRAEDRRQECLRQYGDALETADEVTEPFDPMQLPLSGTKRPYWDVELLRSMGFGEVHAEFDLTERLWDEKEQLLYGETPMFGVFATKF, translated from the coding sequence ATGATTGGATTCGGAGGTGCAGCAGCTTTGGACATTGAAAGCATGGCTCGTTATTGGTCCCAGGACGCAGAGAATTACGGCAACATCATACAGGATGAATTGGCAAGTTTTCGTGTGGAGGCGTGGCAGAAGCTCTTGAGGGAAAAGATGCTCGCTGACACACATAGGGTGCTGGACCTGGGCTGTGGCCCGGCTTTTTTCTCCATAATTCTTGCCAAGATGGGGCTTGAGGTGACGGCCGTAGACTGTTCAGAGGGCATGCTGGCCCAGGCACGACACCTGATTGAAATGGCTGGGGTTAGTGTAGACCTGCAGCAAATGGATATCAACCAGCTGAATTTTGCCGCAGGCTCCTTTGATGCCATTGTGAGCCGCAATGTTACCTGGACGTTGTCAAATCCTTGGCAGGTCTACGAGGAATGCCGACGATTGCTGAGGCCAGGGGGACGCTTATTGTTGTTTGACGCCAACTGGAACATGCCCTTATATGATGAGGACATGGCCAGCCGTGCAGAGGACAGGCGGCAGGAATGCCTGCGTCAGTACGGTGATGCTCTGGAGACTGCTGATGAGGTTACTGAGCCATTTGACCCGATGCAGCTGCCCCTAAGCGGCACGAAGCGTCCCTACTGGGATGTGGAACTGCTTCGCAGCATGGGCTTTGGGGAAGTACATGCAGAATTTGACCTGACGGAAAGGCTCTGGGATGAAAAGGAACAGCTGCTGTACGGGGAAACACCGATGTTTGGCGTTTTTGCCACGAAATTCTAG
- a CDS encoding ElyC/SanA/YdcF family protein gives MEREEAIKIATAVNILGSFCGPRDIDELTAAALQDKYHFPQVDVAVLLGGSILAGGEVFAEIMKNRLAEKYVIVGGAGHTTETLREKMAASLGREVSSNSCEAKLFNEYLQKKHGLSADYLETESTNCGNNITFLLALLERENLSHDSLLMVQDATMQRRMEAGWRHHAGAGLVVNYAAYKVTVTGSEKGLTYEEKPAGMWDMDRYVELLMGDAQRLQDTPDGYGPKGKNFIAHVDMPPEVREAFLYLQKFYKMRKANPAYAKP, from the coding sequence ATGGAACGAGAAGAGGCAATAAAAATTGCAACGGCTGTCAATATATTGGGCAGTTTTTGTGGCCCAAGGGACATAGATGAACTGACTGCGGCTGCCTTGCAGGATAAGTACCACTTTCCACAGGTTGATGTGGCCGTGCTTTTGGGTGGCAGTATACTGGCAGGCGGTGAGGTCTTTGCGGAAATCATGAAAAACCGGCTGGCCGAAAAATATGTGATAGTCGGTGGGGCAGGACATACGACGGAAACGTTGCGGGAGAAAATGGCAGCCAGCTTGGGAAGGGAGGTTTCCTCCAATTCCTGTGAGGCGAAGCTTTTCAATGAGTACCTGCAAAAGAAGCATGGCCTGTCGGCAGATTATCTGGAGACGGAATCCACCAACTGTGGCAATAACATCACCTTTTTGCTTGCTCTATTGGAAAGGGAAAATCTTTCCCATGACAGCCTGCTGATGGTGCAGGATGCAACTATGCAAAGACGCATGGAGGCAGGCTGGCGGCATCACGCAGGTGCCGGGCTGGTGGTAAACTACGCTGCTTACAAAGTGACGGTAACAGGCAGCGAAAAGGGCCTGACTTACGAAGAGAAACCAGCTGGCATGTGGGATATGGACCGATATGTGGAATTGCTTATGGGAGACGCACAGCGGCTGCAGGATACCCCCGATGGCTATGGACCTAAAGGAAAGAACTTTATCGCTCACGTGGATATGCCGCCTGAGGTGAGGGAGGCATTTCTTTATCTGCAAAAGTTCTACAAGATGCGTAAAGCCAATCCGGCCTATGCCAAGCCATAA
- a CDS encoding esterase — protein MNIYEYGNSDAAIVLVQPVDDHDMAGLEAEVAEIRRLAEKDFCLLAIKVDSWNRDLSPWQAPVVFGNDDFGVGARETLAGILKLCQEEDKTYFLGGYSLAALFSLWTAYQTDTFLGIAAASPSMWFPGFVDYMKENTIQCSNIYMSLGDKEEKNRNAVMAKVGDCIRDVHGCLKEQGINCILEWNAGGHFREPELRTARAFAWLLEQSPFTA, from the coding sequence ATGAATATTTATGAGTATGGCAATTCCGATGCGGCTATAGTTCTTGTTCAGCCTGTGGATGACCATGATATGGCAGGGCTTGAGGCTGAGGTGGCTGAAATTCGAAGATTGGCAGAGAAAGACTTTTGCCTTCTGGCCATCAAGGTAGACAGCTGGAACCGCGATTTGTCTCCCTGGCAGGCCCCGGTGGTTTTTGGAAACGATGATTTCGGTGTTGGTGCCAGGGAAACGCTGGCTGGGATATTGAAGCTGTGCCAGGAGGAGGACAAGACCTATTTCCTTGGCGGCTACTCTCTGGCGGCACTGTTCTCCCTTTGGACGGCATACCAGACCGATACATTTTTGGGCATTGCTGCGGCCTCACCCTCCATGTGGTTTCCGGGCTTTGTTGACTACATGAAGGAGAATACCATCCAATGCTCCAATATATATATGAGCCTTGGGGATAAGGAAGAGAAAAACAGGAATGCAGTTATGGCAAAAGTTGGGGACTGTATTCGAGATGTGCATGGATGCCTAAAGGAACAGGGAATAAACTGTATTTTGGAATGGAATGCGGGTGGCCACTTCCGAGAGCCGGAGCTTAGGACGGCCAGGGCCTTTGCCTGGCTGTTAGAGCAGTCGCCATTTACAGCATAA
- a CDS encoding PIN domain-containing protein, which translates to MNYYLLDFENVKSSGFDGVEKLSEQDKVIAFYSVNSGTITIDMHIKINKSKADIEFQKVFIGGKNALDFQLSSYLGYLIRDTLPTEDNAEMCNYYIVSNDTGYDFLCKYWKNQGVEVKIVSSISGENPAKNEEEKSSPPDTHITNKNDLEKTLKTILPDKTDAPIVAKIINQYKTKQGVNNGLTKTFPQQKVGPIYKAIKSLIADKKGQ; encoded by the coding sequence ATGAATTATTATCTTCTTGATTTTGAAAATGTAAAGTCATCAGGATTTGATGGAGTAGAAAAATTAAGCGAGCAAGATAAAGTAATAGCTTTTTATAGCGTAAATTCAGGCACCATTACCATTGACATGCACATAAAAATAAACAAGTCAAAGGCAGACATTGAATTTCAAAAAGTATTCATTGGCGGGAAAAATGCTCTTGATTTTCAGCTGTCATCATACCTTGGTTATCTCATTCGTGATACCTTGCCTACTGAGGATAATGCGGAAATGTGCAATTATTATATTGTTTCTAATGACACAGGATATGATTTCCTGTGCAAATATTGGAAAAACCAAGGTGTTGAAGTAAAAATTGTCAGCAGTATATCAGGGGAAAATCCGGCCAAGAATGAAGAAGAAAAGTCATCGCCACCCGACACACATATTACCAATAAAAATGATTTAGAAAAAACACTCAAAACCATCCTGCCAGACAAAACAGATGCTCCTATTGTGGCAAAAATAATAAACCAATATAAAACTAAACAGGGCGTAAACAATGGCTTGACCAAGACCTTCCCTCAGCAAAAAGTTGGTCCTATATATAAGGCAATCAAATCCTTAATTGCCGATAAAAAAGGGCAATGA
- a CDS encoding alpha/beta hydrolase, which produces MQILYVHGKGGTAEESKHYKPLFPGDEVIGLDYQTFSPWETGKEIRAAVDELAKKHENIWLIANSIGAFFSMNAEIDGLIQKAYFISPIVDMEKLIVDMMKWANVTEAELEARGVIHTEFGEDLSWDYLSYVRSHSIKWNVPTQILYGGNDQLTTLETMKDFAEKHHAGLTVMENGEHWFHTEEQMAFLDDWIRRCSSFGH; this is translated from the coding sequence ATGCAGATATTATATGTACATGGCAAAGGTGGAACCGCTGAGGAAAGTAAGCACTACAAGCCACTATTTCCCGGCGATGAGGTTATTGGATTGGACTACCAGACATTTTCTCCCTGGGAAACGGGGAAAGAAATTCGGGCAGCTGTAGATGAGCTGGCAAAAAAACACGAGAATATTTGGCTGATTGCCAACAGCATTGGGGCATTTTTCAGCATGAATGCGGAAATAGACGGGCTTATTCAGAAGGCATATTTCATTTCGCCTATCGTTGATATGGAAAAGCTGATTGTGGATATGATGAAATGGGCCAATGTGACGGAGGCGGAGTTGGAAGCCCGGGGCGTAATACATACCGAATTTGGCGAGGATTTATCCTGGGATTATCTGAGCTACGTCAGGAGTCATTCTATCAAATGGAATGTGCCGACGCAGATTCTGTACGGCGGGAATGACCAGCTGACAACACTTGAAACAATGAAGGATTTCGCTGAAAAGCACCATGCAGGGCTGACGGTTATGGAAAATGGCGAGCATTGGTTCCATACCGAAGAGCAGATGGCATTTCTTGATGATTGGATTCGGAGGTGCAGCAGCTTTGGACATTGA